A genomic stretch from Aedes albopictus strain Foshan chromosome 2, AalbF5, whole genome shotgun sequence includes:
- the LOC109419064 gene encoding ATP-sensitive inward rectifier potassium channel 11 isoform X1, giving the protein MSLDTLNTNSGSPYSHRKHWRRVQQEFLDLEQQKQKQQQQGHMTRPVSIVNYNRQESQELFNMPGSPYHIRKPIPAWEKSRLWVEQQQKHHQRRHNGGNDDDNDWMSSQESGLNLNHDDDDGDDDDDDDDKKHPHQHRRPNRSDMFSRGSLANEDFEDRPSLHQQPQSGFPVILQSVRSMRHVRQRLRRDPVHQGTRAIRSSRVINKAGERNVLFLNLPQKSVRFVKDLVTTLVEEQWRYTLTAFMLSFFSSWILFAILWYLVAYAHGDLIFDPETGERLGDGAMPCVEGATTFAGFLLFSIETQVSTGYGAKVPTEECPEAMFLLIVQIVIGLVIDAAMVGIVYAKMVRPPKKISDMKFSKKAVICQRDGKLCFVFRLCDVKHQHAIETKVTAVLLEQRRSLEGELIEKNESSMKLENNGRILLMWPVTVCHVIDSESPLFDFSAKDLLEKKFEIVITLTGGTMTTGQVTEARTSYVPGEVYWGHRFQNIIMYDRAHEHYVAHNEHMDFLEPVDTPLCSARRLEEVYQEVKQFMEHDREREFDDAECKSEHLEQLDEDTDSEGGLRMEQLKSSCSSPKEETNSNQPSRVETVPDTK; this is encoded by the exons ATGAGTTTAGA CACCCTGAACACCAACTCGGGCAGCCCTTACTCCCATCGGAAGCACTGGCGCCGAGTGCAGCAAGAGTTTCTGGACCTCGAGCAGCAGAAACAGAAGCAACAGCAACAAGGCCACATGACCCGGCCGGTCAGTATCGTGAACTACAACCGACAGGAGTCACAAGAGCTGTTCAACATGCCAGGCAGTCCATACCACATACGGAAACCCATTCCAGCGTGGGAGAAGAGTCGATTATG GGTAGAACAGCAACAGAAGCATCACCAGCGCCGACACAACGGCGGTAACGACGATGATAACGACTGGATGAGCAGCCAAGAGTCTGGACTGAATCTGAaccacgacgacgatgacggagacgacgacgacgacgatgacgataaaAAGCATCCCCATCAGCATCGCCGGCCCAATCGAAGCGACATGTTCAGTCGGGGGAGTCTCGCTAATGAAG ATTTCGAAGATCGTCCCAGTCTGCACCAACAGCCCCAATCCGGCTTCCCCGTTATACTGCAAAGTGTTCGAAGCATGCGGCACGTCCGGCAGAGGTTAAGGCGCGACCCCGTCCACCAGGGAACACGTGCCATCCGATCGTCCCGGGTCATCAACAAGGCCGGCGAACGGAACGTGCTGTTTCTAAATTTGCCCCAGAAGTCGGTTCGCTTCGTGAAGGATCTCGTCACGACGCTG GTGGAAGAACAATGGCGATACACGCTCACCGCATTCATGTTGAGCTTCTTCAGCAGTTGGATCCTGTTCGCCATCCTGTGGTACCTGGTGGCGTACGCCCATGGCGATCTTATCTTTGATCCGGAAACAGGGGAACGCCTCGGCGATGGGGCGATGCCATGCGTGGAAGGTGCCACCACATTTGCTGGATTTTTGCTGTTCAGCATCGAAACCCAGGTGTCCACCGGGTATGGTGCCAAGGTGCCCACAGAGGAATGCCCAGAGGCGATGTTCCTGCTCATTGTACAGATTGTGATTGGTCTGGTGATAGATGCGGCCATGGTGGGAATCGTCTACGCCAAGATGGTGCGACCACCGAAGAAGATCTCAGATATGAAGTTCAGCAAGAAAGCCGTCATATGTCAGCGGGATGGGAAGCTGTGCTTCGTCTTCCGGCTTTGTGACGTTAAGCATCAGCATGCTATAGAAACTAAGGTGACAGCGGTTCTGTTGGAACAGCGTCGTTCTTTGGAGGGGGAGCTTATTGAAAAGAACGAATCCTCCATGAAGTTGGAGAACAACGGTCGCATTCTTCTGATGTGGCCTGTGACGGTTTGCCATGTGATAGACAGCGAAAGTCCGTTGTTTGATTTTTCTGCGAAAGATCTGCTAGAGAAGAAGTTTGAGATTGTGATAACGCTAACCGGTGGCACGATGACCACTGGACAAGTCACGGAAGCAAGAACTTCCTACGTTCCAGGAGAGGTCTACTGGGGTCACcgtttccagaacatcatcatGTATGATAGGGCTCATGAGCATTACGTGGCACACAATGAGCATATGGACTTCCTAGAACCGGTGGACACGCCTCTCTGCAGTGCCCGGCGATTGGAGGAGGTTTATCAAGAAGTCAAACAGTTCATGGAGCACGATAGAGAGCGGGAATTTGACGATGCGGAATGTAAATCGGAGCATCTCGAACAGCTGGATGAG GATACCGACTCGGAAGGTGGTCTCCGAATGGAACAACTGAAATCTTCTTGCTCTTCTCCCAAGGAGGAAACCAACTCGAATCAACCTTCGCGTGTAGAAACAGTTCCTGATACAAAATAA
- the LOC109419064 gene encoding ATP-sensitive inward rectifier potassium channel 11 isoform X2, with translation MSSQESGLNLNHDDDDGDDDDDDDDKKHPHQHRRPNRSDMFSRGSLANEDFEDRPSLHQQPQSGFPVILQSVRSMRHVRQRLRRDPVHQGTRAIRSSRVINKAGERNVLFLNLPQKSVRFVKDLVTTLVEEQWRYTLTAFMLSFFSSWILFAILWYLVAYAHGDLIFDPETGERLGDGAMPCVEGATTFAGFLLFSIETQVSTGYGAKVPTEECPEAMFLLIVQIVIGLVIDAAMVGIVYAKMVRPPKKISDMKFSKKAVICQRDGKLCFVFRLCDVKHQHAIETKVTAVLLEQRRSLEGELIEKNESSMKLENNGRILLMWPVTVCHVIDSESPLFDFSAKDLLEKKFEIVITLTGGTMTTGQVTEARTSYVPGEVYWGHRFQNIIMYDRAHEHYVAHNEHMDFLEPVDTPLCSARRLEEVYQEVKQFMEHDREREFDDAECKSEHLEQLDEDTDSEGGLRMEQLKSSCSSPKEETNSNQPSRVETVPDTK, from the exons ATGAGCAGCCAAGAGTCTGGACTGAATCTGAaccacgacgacgatgacggagacgacgacgacgacgatgacgataaaAAGCATCCCCATCAGCATCGCCGGCCCAATCGAAGCGACATGTTCAGTCGGGGGAGTCTCGCTAATGAAG ATTTCGAAGATCGTCCCAGTCTGCACCAACAGCCCCAATCCGGCTTCCCCGTTATACTGCAAAGTGTTCGAAGCATGCGGCACGTCCGGCAGAGGTTAAGGCGCGACCCCGTCCACCAGGGAACACGTGCCATCCGATCGTCCCGGGTCATCAACAAGGCCGGCGAACGGAACGTGCTGTTTCTAAATTTGCCCCAGAAGTCGGTTCGCTTCGTGAAGGATCTCGTCACGACGCTG GTGGAAGAACAATGGCGATACACGCTCACCGCATTCATGTTGAGCTTCTTCAGCAGTTGGATCCTGTTCGCCATCCTGTGGTACCTGGTGGCGTACGCCCATGGCGATCTTATCTTTGATCCGGAAACAGGGGAACGCCTCGGCGATGGGGCGATGCCATGCGTGGAAGGTGCCACCACATTTGCTGGATTTTTGCTGTTCAGCATCGAAACCCAGGTGTCCACCGGGTATGGTGCCAAGGTGCCCACAGAGGAATGCCCAGAGGCGATGTTCCTGCTCATTGTACAGATTGTGATTGGTCTGGTGATAGATGCGGCCATGGTGGGAATCGTCTACGCCAAGATGGTGCGACCACCGAAGAAGATCTCAGATATGAAGTTCAGCAAGAAAGCCGTCATATGTCAGCGGGATGGGAAGCTGTGCTTCGTCTTCCGGCTTTGTGACGTTAAGCATCAGCATGCTATAGAAACTAAGGTGACAGCGGTTCTGTTGGAACAGCGTCGTTCTTTGGAGGGGGAGCTTATTGAAAAGAACGAATCCTCCATGAAGTTGGAGAACAACGGTCGCATTCTTCTGATGTGGCCTGTGACGGTTTGCCATGTGATAGACAGCGAAAGTCCGTTGTTTGATTTTTCTGCGAAAGATCTGCTAGAGAAGAAGTTTGAGATTGTGATAACGCTAACCGGTGGCACGATGACCACTGGACAAGTCACGGAAGCAAGAACTTCCTACGTTCCAGGAGAGGTCTACTGGGGTCACcgtttccagaacatcatcatGTATGATAGGGCTCATGAGCATTACGTGGCACACAATGAGCATATGGACTTCCTAGAACCGGTGGACACGCCTCTCTGCAGTGCCCGGCGATTGGAGGAGGTTTATCAAGAAGTCAAACAGTTCATGGAGCACGATAGAGAGCGGGAATTTGACGATGCGGAATGTAAATCGGAGCATCTCGAACAGCTGGATGAG GATACCGACTCGGAAGGTGGTCTCCGAATGGAACAACTGAAATCTTCTTGCTCTTCTCCCAAGGAGGAAACCAACTCGAATCAACCTTCGCGTGTAGAAACAGTTCCTGATACAAAATAA